A genomic window from Sulfurimonas sp. includes:
- a CDS encoding CopG family antitoxin, translating into MREEYDFTNSVKNPYAKKVKKQISIKIEEDTIDYFKDLASKIGIPYQNLINSYLTDCAIKHVEPKLKWI; encoded by the coding sequence ATGAGAGAAGAGTATGATTTTACTAATTCAGTAAAAAATCCATATGCTAAAAAAGTTAAAAAACAAATTTCAATCAAAATTGAAGAAGATACGATTGATTATTTTAAAGATTTGGCTTCTAAAATTGGGATACCTTACCAAAATCTTATAAACTCGTATCTTACTGATTGTGCCATAAAACATGTAGAACCAAAACTAAAATGGATCTAA
- a CDS encoding RDD family protein, with product MRFRNLKKNKKTTDTKEQQKLIYAPYSYRVKAFITDLFMIYAPILYLITYVAMNGKDDFQSSQLAPFAGVALYGIIYATLLNKFGQTPGKKAYEIKVVDDKSGEFIGFFRAIFRFIVFLFTATTLLGLFVPFYRRDKKALHDLICGTLVVAVKK from the coding sequence ATGAGATTTAGAAACCTGAAAAAAAACAAAAAAACAACTGATACAAAAGAGCAGCAAAAACTTATATACGCACCTTATAGTTATAGGGTGAAAGCATTTATAACGGATTTGTTTATGATATATGCTCCTATACTTTATCTGATTACTTATGTGGCTATGAACGGCAAGGATGATTTTCAGTCATCACAACTTGCTCCTTTTGCAGGGGTGGCTCTGTATGGAATCATTTATGCGACACTTTTAAATAAATTTGGACAAACTCCCGGTAAAAAAGCTTATGAGATAAAAGTGGTTGACGATAAGAGCGGAGAGTTTATAGGTTTTTTTAGAGCGATTTTTAGATTTATAGTATTTTTGTTTACTGCAACAACTCTTTTGGGGCTATTTGTTCCTTTTTACAGAAGAGATAAAAAAGCTCTGCATGATTTGATTTGCGGCACTTTAGTGGTGGCTGTTAAGAAGTAG
- a CDS encoding BrnT family toxin — MKNVHFSWDKAKAKSNFIKHKISFEEAKSVFDDDNARLIYDPDHSEDEDRFILLGLSCKLKILTVVHCYKDSESNIRIISARKSTKNEEKQYKEHIL, encoded by the coding sequence ATGAAAAATGTACATTTTAGTTGGGATAAAGCAAAAGCGAAGTCTAATTTTATAAAGCACAAAATTTCTTTTGAAGAAGCCAAATCCGTATTTGATGATGATAATGCCAGATTGATTTATGATCCGGATCACAGTGAAGATGAAGATAGATTTATCTTGCTTGGATTAAGTTGTAAATTAAAAATCTTGACGGTAGTTCATTGCTATAAAGACAGTGAAAGCAACATTAGAATTATTAGTGCTAGAAAATCAACTAAAAATGAAGAAAAACAATACAAGGAACATATATTATGA
- a CDS encoding c-type cytochrome encodes MKNKEPLILVVVAAFTLLTYWLVEPYAHSVMHKHVDGQSFTYADLAPITKTGDATNGKTLVTGAAACTGCHSIEKAGMPAAVDAVTAAQTYGVNPPDLSNAGAIYDAKFLADLIKNPAHALKVEHKFDAAKGKMHPMVAFYGAGGDLDQEIADMVSYLQSIAVKPNQVTPKMAYENACGRCHSVSYEKWTQIGEKPAFKFEKDSLAFDIKVLEYQDALTKYMGKLPPDLSMYIRSRGEHFITTFIENPQAHLEGTAMPRVGVTADSAGKVIEYLEDAGDTKRHERESVGKTVLIYSVIFAVFALLWKKQVWRDLH; translated from the coding sequence ATGAAAAATAAAGAGCCTTTAATATTGGTTGTTGTTGCTGCTTTTACTCTCCTAACTTATTGGTTAGTTGAGCCATATGCACACTCAGTTATGCATAAACATGTAGACGGTCAAAGCTTTACTTATGCTGATTTAGCACCGATTACAAAAACAGGTGATGCTACAAACGGTAAAACTTTAGTAACTGGCGCTGCTGCTTGTACAGGTTGTCACTCAATCGAAAAAGCGGGAATGCCTGCTGCCGTTGATGCAGTAACTGCTGCTCAAACTTACGGTGTAAACCCACCGGATTTAAGCAATGCGGGTGCTATTTATGATGCTAAATTCTTAGCTGATTTGATTAAAAATCCGGCGCATGCCCTAAAAGTTGAGCATAAATTTGATGCTGCTAAAGGCAAAATGCATCCGATGGTTGCATTTTACGGTGCAGGCGGAGATTTAGATCAAGAAATAGCAGACATGGTTTCTTACTTACAGTCAATTGCTGTAAAACCAAACCAAGTTACTCCTAAAATGGCGTATGAAAATGCTTGCGGCAGATGTCACTCTGTTTCTTATGAGAAGTGGACTCAAATCGGTGAAAAACCTGCGTTTAAATTTGAGAAAGACTCTCTGGCATTTGACATTAAAGTGTTAGAGTACCAAGATGCACTTACAAAATATATGGGTAAATTGCCTCCGGATCTTTCAATGTATATCCGTTCTCGCGGTGAGCATTTTATAACCACATTCATTGAGAACCCTCAAGCTCACCTTGAAGGTACTGCAATGCCAAGAGTAGGTGTTACCGCTGATTCTGCAGGGAAAGTTATTGAGTACCTAGAAGATGCAGGTGATACAAAAAGACATGAAAGAGAGTCGGTAGGTAAAACGGTATTAATTTACTCTGTTATATTTGCTGTTTTCGCTCTTCTATGGAAAAAACAAGTGTGGAGAGATTTACACTAA